Within Sphingobium sp. SCG-1, the genomic segment CCAATGCGCCTGCGAGAAGCTGCGAAGCTGGGCTTCGAACGCGCGCTTGTGCCCGCGTCCGTGGCGGATGGCGCGAAGGGCATATCTGTCAGCGGCTACCGCACCCTCGCCCAATTCGTGGATCATATGCTCGGCCGGGGGTAGGAACCTTGCGGCAATGCGCGTAGCAGGCCGAAAACCAAGGGCCAACACCATGCCGTTCGCGCAATTCGACACCGACGCTTTCCTCCGCGATCACTGGCAGAAAAAGCCGCTGCTGATCCGGAACCCTTGGGGATCGTGGAGCAATCCGCTCGAACCCGATGAACTTGCCGGTCTCGCCTGCGAGGACGATGTCGAATCCCGGCTGATCCTGCAAAAGCGCACCGGCTGGAAACTCGAACATGGCCCCTTCGCTGAGTCCCGCTTCGCCAAATTGGGCAAGAAACCTTGGACGCTGTTGGTGCAGGCGGTCGATCATTACGCGCCAAACGTAGCCGCCCTCATCGACCCGTTCCGCTTCATACCGAACTGGCGCATCGATGACGTCATGGTGAGCTACGCCAGCGATGGCGGTGGCGTCGGCCCGCATTTCGATCAGTATGACGTGTTTCTGGTGCAGGGTTTGGGAAAACGCCGCTGGCAGATTGGCCCGCAATGCGACGCGACCACGCCACTACTGCCACATGACGATCTGCGGCTGCTCGCCAATTTCGAAGCGACCGACGAATGGATACTGGAACCCGGCGACATCCTCTACGTGCCCCCCGGCTTCGCGCATAATGGCGTCGCGGTCGGCAATGATTGCATGACCTACTCCATCGGATTCCGCGCCCCTTCGCGCAGCGAACTGATTGCGCAAGATTGCGACCATGTGCTTGAGAGCCTGGCCGAGGACGACCGATACGGCGATCCCGGCCTGCCCCTGCAGGACCATCCCGGCGAAATCTCCGAACCCGCCCTCGCACGCCTTCACGCGATGATTACCGCCACGCTGGCAGACCGCCACGCCTTCGCGCAATGGTTCGGTGAATACACCACCACGCCGAAATACCCCGAAAACAACGTCGACCAAAACCCTATGACCACGAGTGCACTACGCGCCCTACTCGCTGGAAATATCGAGATAATCCGTAACCCGGCCAGCCGCTTTTCGTTCATCCGGCGGGATGACGGCACCCTGACCCTCTTCGCCGACGGCCACTCCTTCATTTGCGACAAAGACACCGCTACGCTGGCCGAAACACTCTGCGCCCATGGCCCCATCCGCATCGATGCCTCGCTGACGCAGTCCGACGCAGCGATGACCTTGCTCGCCAGCCTGTTCACCCAAGGCAGCCTCGCCATTGAGGAGCCGGAATAGCCGCCTTACCCGACGGAAACCTCCCGCCATTCACCGGGCTTCAACGCATCGATCGTCCAGTCCCCGATCTGCCACCGCACCAGCCGCAACGTCGGCAGCTCCACTGCCGCTGTCATCCGTCGCACCTGCCGGTTGCGCCCCTCTCGGATCGTGAGGCGCAGCCAGCAATCGGGCACACTCTTGCGAAAGCGCACTGGCGGATCGCGCGGCCAAAGCTCCGGCGCGTCGATGCGCTCGACTTCCGCCGGCATGGTCATCCCGTCTTTCAAGCTCACGCCGCGCCGCAGCCGCTCCAGCGCCGCGTCCTGCGCATCGCCTTCCACCTGCACAAGATAGGTCTTCGGCATCTTGAACTTGGGCGACGCAATCCGCGTCTGCAACTTGCCATCGTCCGTCAGCAGCAACAGCCCCTCGCTATCGAGATCGAGCCGCCCCGCCGGATACACTTCAGGCACGTCGAGAATATCCGACAATGTGGGACGCGCCGTCTCCGTGCCGCGATCGGTGAATTGCGACAGCACGCCATAAGGCTTGTTCAATAGTATCAACCGCGCCATCGCCGCTTCCTAGTCTATCTGTCTTCACACTCGCTGCGACTCCCTCCGCCAAAAGCCACCGGAAGGGAAGCGACTTCGGCGCCCTTTGAACATAGGGATAAGAAAGTTGGACGCGCTCCTCTTCCCACGAGGGCGGCAACCTTCTAAGCCGTCGACAATGACCGCGCTCGATATCTTCGTATTCTTTCTGATCGGCGGCGGTGCAGTGTTCGGGCTGATTCGCGGCTTCGTCATGGAGACGCTTTCACTCATCGCCTGGGTGCTGGCGGTGTTCGCGATCCGCATGTTCCACGCGCCAGTTTCCGCGATCCTTACCGAATATGTCGGCACGCCCAGCGGCGCGGCGGCACTCGCGTTCGTGCTGGTATTCGGCGTCACCTTCACCATCGGTAAGCTGATCGCCCGCACCCTTGGCGAACGCACGCGCAAGTCGGTGCTCGGCCCGGTGGACCGCGTGCTCGGCGGGGGTTTCGGTGCGATCAAGGGGCTGATCGGCGCGACGCTGCTCTTCCTCGCCTTCACGCTGGTGTACGACACGATCTATGGTGGCGGCGCGCTTCGGCCGGACTGGCTGCGATCCTCCCGCACTTTCCCGCTTCTGGATGCCAGCGGTCGCGCGATCAGCGAGTTCCTGGAGGAACGCCGCGCCGCCGGAACCAAGGCAGAATGATGCCACGCACCTTCTATCGCGCAACCCGCGCCCCTACATTGGCGCCATGAGTGCCCCCCTTTATAACAACGACATCCTGCGGCTCGCCGTCAGCATTCCACACCACCAGCGCCTCGCTGACCCGGACGCCAGCGCCGAACGCCGCTCCGCCACCTGCGGTAGCCGTGTGACGGTGGATGTCAGGCTCGATCCGGAAGGCCGCGTCACCGATCTCGGCCTGGAAGTCCGCGCCTGCGCCTTGGGTCAGGCATCGGCATCACTGATGGCCGCGCACGCCATCGGGCAGGATGTGGAGACCCTCGCACAGGCCCGCGATAACCTTGCCGCTTATCTCACGGGTGCCAACGACAGCCTCGATTTCTGGCCGGGACTGCAAGTACTCGCTCCGGCCCGCGACTATCCGGCCCGACACGCCTCGATCCGCCTAAGCTTCGAAGCCATAGCCCAGGCTGCCGCCGACGCCGCAGCGGTATCGCACGCCTGATGGCCCCCGAAACCGTCAGCGCGACCGACATTCTCCTTACCGAAGGCGTGATCCTGCTGGGTGCGGGCGTCGCCTTCGTGATGCTGTTCCGCCGCTTCGGCCTGGGCGCAGTGCTGGGTTATCTCGTCGCCGGCGCGGTGGTCGGCCCGCAGGGGCTAAGGCTGGTGGGCGGTGGAGAATCGAAACTTGCCATCGCCGAGATCGGCATCGTCCTGCTGCTGTTCCTGGTCGGCCTCGAACTTAATCCGACGCGCCTCTGGCGCATGAAACGAGACATTTTCGGCCTTGGCCTGTTGCAGGTCATCGCCTGCGGCCTCGCGCTGACTTGCGTCATCCATGTTCTCGCGGGCTTTAGCTGGGGCGCGTCACTGGCGCTCGGCCTGCCTCTTGGCCTTTCATCTACGGCGCAGGTGCTGCCAAGCCTCAAGAGCAGCGGCCGCATAAACTCGCCTTTCGGGGAAAAAGCCTTCTCGATCCTGCTGTTTCAGGACCTCTCGATCGTTCCCCTCATCACTATCATTGCCGCCCTCTCCCGCAACCCCGCCGACGCAGGGGGGCCGCCGGGGTGGCAGATGGCGCTCGCAACCATAGCGGCTATCGCCGGACTGGTTCTGGCGGGGCGCTTCCTCCTGCGTCCACTGTTGCGCCTCGTCGGCAATTTGGGCGAGCGCGAATTGTTCGTCGCAGTCGGCCTTTTGACTGTCCTCGCCAGTGCCGCGTTGATGCACAGCCTGCACCTCTCGACGGCGCTCGGCGCGTTCGTGGCAGGTGTGATGCTCGCCGACTCGCCATACCGGCATGAAATCGAGGCCGATGTAGAGCCGTTCCGTACGATCCTGCTCGGCCTCTTCTTCCTTGCGGTCGGGATGGTGCTCGATCTTCACGCGGTCATCGCCAATCCGCTGTTCGTCATCGGCATCGCGGCGGCGCTGGTCGTCGTCAAGGCGACGATCATCACCGGTCTCGCCCGCGCGTTCGGCATCGACTGGCGGCAGGGGCTGGGCCTTGGCCTGTTGCTCAGCCAAGGCGGCGAATTCGGCTTCGTCCTGTTCGCGCAGGCGCAGAACTCGCTGCTGATCGCGCCCGAAGCAGCCAGCCTGTTCAGCGCCATCGTCACGCTGTCAATGGCGACCACTCCGTTCCTGATGCTGTTCGCCCGGCGCTTCGAAAACGCGAAGCTGAAAAGCGCCGACGGCCTTGCCGGCCCAGAAGACGCGCCGCAGGGTACGGCCATCGTCATCGGCTATGGACGTTTCGGTCAGACCGTAGCGCAAATCCTGATGGCGCGCGGTTGCGCCGTCACAATGATCGACAAAAAACCCTCGCAGATCGAAGTCAGCAGCCAGTTCGACATGAAAGTATATTATGGCGATGGCACCCGTATCGACTTGCTGCACCGTGCTGGAGCCGGACAGGCGCGCCTCCTCGCCTTTTGCATCGACGACCCCAATCTCGACGGAAAGGCGCTGGAGCCGATTCTCGAAGCTTTTCCCCAGGCAGCCGTGTTCGTCCGCGCCTTCGACCGACGGCAAGTGCTTCGCCTAAATGACCTCGATCTCGCAGGCGTTACGCGGGAAGTCTACGAATCGGCGATATGCATGGGCCTCAACGCCCTGGAATGCCTGGGTGTAAGTGAGGAGGAGCGCATGGAAATCGAGCGGCAGTATCGCGAGATCGACCAGCAGCGCATGGATCGGCAGGCGGCCGCTGGCAACCTGCTCGCTGGGCGAGGCATAATGTATAGCGCCGGGCATCGCGCGCACTTGATGCCCGGCCATGTCGCGGAAGATCCCGTCACATGATCGGACTGCTGGCGGCATTATCGGCGGCTTTGGCCATTGCGGCGGGGGCTTTCGGCGCACATGGCGCGTCGTCTCCACAGGCGGCGGAATGGCTGCGGACTGGCGGCATGTACCAACTCGTGCATGCCGTCGCGGCGCTGACCATCATGAGTTACGCACGCGGTCCTGCCGGGCTGTTGCTGGCAGGCGGCGCGATTTTTGGCGGCACCCTCTACATCATGGCGATTGGCGGTCCCAAGTGGCTCGGTGCGGTCACCCCAATCGGCGGAACGCTGCTGATCGCTGGTTGGCTATGGCTTGCTTGGACGCACTTCAGGGCCTGACCTCCGGCATTTATCGGAGCAATAGACGACGTTACCCCAGTCCCGCGCCCACTTCTTTCGCCAAGCGAAAGGACGATCGCATACAGGACATATCTTCGACGGCAAGTTCGCTTTGACAATGCCGTTCGGCATCAGCCGCGATCATCGTCCAGAAAGGCGGCCACATCGGTCAGATCGACATCCTTTGCCAGATACGTCTGGCCGATCCCACGCGCCAGAAGGAAGGGCAGCTTGCCCCCCGCCATCTTCTTGTCGTGCAACATGTGCCCGACAAGTTCCTCGCCCCCTGCCCGCACATGCGCCGTAGCAAGGTCATACGGAAGGCCAACCGCCTGCAAATGCGCCGCCACCCGATCGGCGTCGGCCCTATCGCACAAACCCTGCCGCGCAGAAAAACGGAATGCCAGCGCCATCCCTGCTGCAACGCCCTCGCCATGCAGCAGCGTGTCGGAAAATCCCGTGTCCGCTTCCAGCGCATGTCCGAAGGTATGGCCCAGGTTCAACAACGCCCGCCGCCCGGTCGTTTCCCGCTCGTCATCCGCAACGATTGCGGCCTTGGCGCGCACGCTCTTTTCGATTGCATAAGCCCGCGCAGCCCGGTCGCCAGCCAGCAGCGCCGCGCCGTTCGCTTCGCACCATGCGAAAAACACGGGATCATCGATCAGCCCGTATTTCACTACTTCGGCATATCCCGCCGCCACTTCACGCGCTGGCAAGCTGTCCAGCGTCGATGGATCGATCAGCACAAATGAAGGCTGATGAAACGCACCGATCAGGTTCTTGCCCGCCTTGCTGTTGATCGCGGTCTTGCCGCCGACCGAGCTGTCCACCTGCGCCAGCAGCGTCGTGGGCACCTGCACGAAGTTGCACCCCCGCTTCAGGATCGAGGCTGCGAACCCCACCAGATCGCCGATCACGCCGCCACCCAGTGCGACGATGTGATCCGTCCGCTCGACTTCCACCGACAGTAGCCGGTCAAGTAACTCCTCAAGGAATCGCCAGCTTTTCGTACCTTCACCGGAAGGCAGCACGATCGGCTCGACGGCGATTCCGGCGGCTACCAGACCGTCTTCAAGCCGAGTCAATTGCGCCGCCGCCACGTTGTCGTCCGTCACGACCACCAGCCGCCCGTTCCGTGCAAATCGCGCCAGATGAGTCCCGGCATCATCGAGCGCGCCTTCAGCGATCAGGATGTCATAGCTGCGTGATCCAAGCGCTACGGGGACGGTCGTCATATGTTCAATGCCTTCAAGATATTATCCACTGCAGCCTCGTGCGGCGCGGCGGCGCTGCGCACGTGAATCGGTGCGAGCGCGTACACGGGATTGCGGACGGCCGCGAGTTCGATAAGGACTTCGCGCGCATCGCGGCCCTTCAGCAGCGGCCTGCCTTCCCGCCGCGATACACGGTCGACGAGCACGTCGATCTCCGCGTCCAGCCACACGGCCGTGGCCGACGAGAGGATCAACGCGCGCGTATCCTCCTGCATGAAAGCACCGCCGCCTGTCGCAATGATCTTGGGCGCGCCGTCGATCAGGCGCGCGATCACACGGCGTTCGCCATCGCGAAAGTGCGCCTCGCCATAGCGCTCGAACATTTCGGTGATGGACATGCCTGCCGCTTCCTCGATGGCTTCGTCCGCATCGACGAACGGCAGCCCCAGGCGCGCCGCCAGCCTTCGTCCCACCGTCGATTTGCCGACACCCATCATGCCGACTAGGACGATGGGTTCCTGCCGTCGCCCTTTTGCTTGGCTCTGCTGGGCCGCATGAGTGGATTTGCTGTTTCGCTGCATTACGAGCGGGGCTATACAGCCACCCGTCCGGAAGGGCAAAAGCCCATTTCGAGGCGAAACGAACCCCGCCTTGCGCCATTTCTCTGGTCAAAGGGCATCCAGTCGCCCTAAGAAAGTGTCATGAAGATCAAACGCCAGAACAGCAGTTTCGAAAGCCGCACCCGGCGACGGAGCAGCCTGCCCATCGTGCCCATCATCCTCCTGATCGTCATCATCGGGCTGTTCTGGCTGATGTGGTCACGCGGCGGCGAGCAACCACAGGTGCGTGTGGAAAAAGCGATCCCCGCCGAGAAACTGGGTAAATAGGGCACGCCATTGTACCGTAAGGGTTTCCTGCTGATCGGCCTGCTCGCGGGCGGCGCGGCCTTGGCGCTGGCCGTACCCGTGCTTGATGCCGGATTTGCGCAGGAGACGCCCGAATCACTGCTGCCCCCCGGCTTTGGCGACACGCCACCTGCCGAACAGCCGCGCCCGGCCAGCCCTGGCGCACCACCGCCCTCGCCCTCTGCCCCGCCAGCCATGGTGCAGCCGCTCCCCACCGATC encodes:
- a CDS encoding CvpA family protein, which encodes MTALDIFVFFLIGGGAVFGLIRGFVMETLSLIAWVLAVFAIRMFHAPVSAILTEYVGTPSGAAALAFVLVFGVTFTIGKLIARTLGERTRKSVLGPVDRVLGGGFGAIKGLIGATLLFLAFTLVYDTIYGGGALRPDWLRSSRTFPLLDASGRAISEFLEERRAAGTKAE
- a CDS encoding pseudouridine synthase, translated to MARLILLNKPYGVLSQFTDRGTETARPTLSDILDVPEVYPAGRLDLDSEGLLLLTDDGKLQTRIASPKFKMPKTYLVQVEGDAQDAALERLRRGVSLKDGMTMPAEVERIDAPELWPRDPPVRFRKSVPDCWLRLTIREGRNRQVRRMTAAVELPTLRLVRWQIGDWTIDALKPGEWREVSVG
- a CDS encoding cupin domain-containing protein; the protein is MPFAQFDTDAFLRDHWQKKPLLIRNPWGSWSNPLEPDELAGLACEDDVESRLILQKRTGWKLEHGPFAESRFAKLGKKPWTLLVQAVDHYAPNVAALIDPFRFIPNWRIDDVMVSYASDGGGVGPHFDQYDVFLVQGLGKRRWQIGPQCDATTPLLPHDDLRLLANFEATDEWILEPGDILYVPPGFAHNGVAVGNDCMTYSIGFRAPSRSELIAQDCDHVLESLAEDDRYGDPGLPLQDHPGEISEPALARLHAMITATLADRHAFAQWFGEYTTTPKYPENNVDQNPMTTSALRALLAGNIEIIRNPASRFSFIRRDDGTLTLFADGHSFICDKDTATLAETLCAHGPIRIDASLTQSDAAMTLLASLFTQGSLAIEEPE
- a CDS encoding DUF423 domain-containing protein — translated: MIGLLAALSAALAIAAGAFGAHGASSPQAAEWLRTGGMYQLVHAVAALTIMSYARGPAGLLLAGGAIFGGTLYIMAIGGPKWLGAVTPIGGTLLIAGWLWLAWTHFRA
- a CDS encoding iron-sulfur cluster assembly scaffold protein — protein: MSAPLYNNDILRLAVSIPHHQRLADPDASAERRSATCGSRVTVDVRLDPEGRVTDLGLEVRACALGQASASLMAAHAIGQDVETLAQARDNLAAYLTGANDSLDFWPGLQVLAPARDYPARHASIRLSFEAIAQAAADAAAVSHA
- the aroB gene encoding 3-dehydroquinate synthase, with the protein product MTTVPVALGSRSYDILIAEGALDDAGTHLARFARNGRLVVVTDDNVAAAQLTRLEDGLVAAGIAVEPIVLPSGEGTKSWRFLEELLDRLLSVEVERTDHIVALGGGVIGDLVGFAASILKRGCNFVQVPTTLLAQVDSSVGGKTAINSKAGKNLIGAFHQPSFVLIDPSTLDSLPAREVAAGYAEVVKYGLIDDPVFFAWCEANGAALLAGDRAARAYAIEKSVRAKAAIVADDERETTGRRALLNLGHTFGHALEADTGFSDTLLHGEGVAAGMALAFRFSARQGLCDRADADRVAAHLQAVGLPYDLATAHVRAGGEELVGHMLHDKKMAGGKLPFLLARGIGQTYLAKDVDLTDVAAFLDDDRG
- a CDS encoding cation:proton antiporter, with the translated sequence MAPETVSATDILLTEGVILLGAGVAFVMLFRRFGLGAVLGYLVAGAVVGPQGLRLVGGGESKLAIAEIGIVLLLFLVGLELNPTRLWRMKRDIFGLGLLQVIACGLALTCVIHVLAGFSWGASLALGLPLGLSSTAQVLPSLKSSGRINSPFGEKAFSILLFQDLSIVPLITIIAALSRNPADAGGPPGWQMALATIAAIAGLVLAGRFLLRPLLRLVGNLGERELFVAVGLLTVLASAALMHSLHLSTALGAFVAGVMLADSPYRHEIEADVEPFRTILLGLFFLAVGMVLDLHAVIANPLFVIGIAAALVVVKATIITGLARAFGIDWRQGLGLGLLLSQGGEFGFVLFAQAQNSLLIAPEAASLFSAIVTLSMATTPFLMLFARRFENAKLKSADGLAGPEDAPQGTAIVIGYGRFGQTVAQILMARGCAVTMIDKKPSQIEVSSQFDMKVYYGDGTRIDLLHRAGAGQARLLAFCIDDPNLDGKALEPILEAFPQAAVFVRAFDRRQVLRLNDLDLAGVTREVYESAICMGLNALECLGVSEEERMEIERQYREIDQQRMDRQAAAGNLLAGRGIMYSAGHRAHLMPGHVAEDPVT
- a CDS encoding shikimate kinase; this translates as MQRNSKSTHAAQQSQAKGRRQEPIVLVGMMGVGKSTVGRRLAARLGLPFVDADEAIEEAAGMSITEMFERYGEAHFRDGERRVIARLIDGAPKIIATGGGAFMQEDTRALILSSATAVWLDAEIDVLVDRVSRREGRPLLKGRDAREVLIELAAVRNPVYALAPIHVRSAAAPHEAAVDNILKALNI
- a CDS encoding DUF2256 domain-containing protein — its product is MPNGIVKANLPSKICPVCDRPFAWRKKWARDWGNVVYCSDKCRRSGPEVRPSKP